The Passer domesticus isolate bPasDom1 chromosome 15, bPasDom1.hap1, whole genome shotgun sequence nucleotide sequence GCAGATTGTATTCTCtttgccatctgtatggcagttgtcttctgttaagtgggcagttttccttatctcttccacacccactccttcctcagggcagacatctgctgataacaagttattgaatgtcactgcatgactgataagaactacagcatcccattgggagataaTCCGCCCAGAGGggagagccaagcattcctacccagATATAATCTTAAAaattctggaacaccagcatggctttctccactggatttcccagaggaacagcagctgcctcttccactggatcttcagaggaagactacacctttctacaggatccctgctccagcagaaccacacctgacactccaggaggactgcagccaccattccaactggactgctaccaacaccctgaccaacagggtgtcaggttgtgttctgactctgtcagtgttgtcttggtttactgcattgtttattttatatttttattgttttcctaataaagaactgttattcctgctcccatactttttcctgagagccccttaatttcaaatttataacaattgAGGGgaagggggtttacattttacattttaggAGAGggtcctgccttccttagcagacacccgTTTTTCCAAACCAAGAGAGGGTGACATCAACCTCTGCTTaataactggttttgctttaatgCAGTTACGTTGAAATCACTTCCTAGTATATTACtagtatattatataatatgatattatatattatatattatatatgttaCAGCTGTTATACCTAGGTGTAAATTTTTCAGATTAAGATAGTATTGTCTAATCATTACCATAATAGATAATATATATCTACAGAAATCTATATGTTTGCCATCCTTAATCCTATATATAggatagaatatatatataatttataaaaatatataaataataaataaatatagataggtagatgatagatagatagatagatagatagatagataatatAGATAATATATAGGTTATATATCTCTGGTTTGCCAtccttaatcctgtgggacaaattctataaaggttTAATTCCACCTTTATAATTCTTTACATACAAAATCTTGAAAGTCTGGGACTGGCATTGGAaacagctgctccaaggctCCTCTCACAAAAAGAAGTTTAGAAAGCTTGGAGGTCCTTGCAGGTGTGTGGAGATCTGTAGGAGCCATTGGGGGTCGAATTtactgcccaattaacagaagataactgccctacctctgacagatggcaaatagaatacacacattatctttcaatccagaacaacaggaattcaaattaataaaatgtaaCTTAACATTACTCAAATCTAACAATAATGAGGCTTAACTTTTCTTAATCTTATCAACCCTGAATTTGCATTACAttaaacatcacagaatcaaaaattaatatccttaaaagttatacatacaacaaaatttaacttattctgttgctattaatggaaaaaaggcactgaaaagttgaacaatctgtgaatgaaataacagcatgaaggacttactggagggattaaaagGATGTAATAAGTATGTCATGATTTTATGTAAAttagttttgagagaagcccatggcagcacaaattttatgcaagcatgAATTTACTAATGccttttaaagtgcagttttactgaaggaaacaacaatgtggaatttggcaaactgcccagcaaaccagcagcttcttgaaattgtatttagtgtcattccagatggtcaatttaccagcatttctgttaaagaacctccAGCAATCGCCGGGGGTGGGGGGGCCTGGcggagccgcgccgggggctcgggggaaccgCGCCAGGAGCAGCCGAGCCATGCACCCCAAAGCGCCCgcggttccccctcctgccccagagcctgtgaatgtgcctccgtgccagagggaaggggcaggagatcccccagtgcatccccagcaggacagtgttggcagtggggttgtcctgcagccaggggccatgaTGGGCTGGGAGAtgaagcaggagagagggggaagggggcactgacttcctcctcacctgcctgcgtgtctctgggcatcctcctcttccttgcagTCTCCTCCTCCACTGGTCTGAGATTTGGCAATGGGAAATCCCGGTTTGGgaaaaaacaagggatgagcacagtgaggCTGAAGGTCctttgcccaagtccatctctagaagtcacctggtgtccataaaaaccttcaaaagcACAAGTGAATCtaaaaaagccaccaggagtgtcccaCTTCCAGTCTCATCTCTCTGGGGTTCTGGTGGACCCCCCTCTCATGGCTGCCAAAGatcccagagcacctggggatcccccctctccagggtcctgcttagggatgccggggggttttggggtcccagggtccccGTCTCCAGCCTCCACCCAATCCAGTtacttggggctctctcctctccccactgccctctgctggtttagggcaaatttgggagaaaacctccaaaaggggattccactagaaagcaaattcaactGGCCCCTCCACCAACCAGTtcaggaaaagatttccttggagaaaagtagaaaaaaacctggttatttaacaggcaaggaATTCACGAGCAGAGCAAATGACcaatattaaacaacaaaacttcttgccactccaaaagagatgacaaactcagcaagtccctccctgggctgtagcTCAGCACACTCATTCTCTTATCAGTTTCATATCAGTCTTTTATCAGttcctccagcactggaaaagcCACAGCCCAGGCTTGGCCCaatgggccacaggtgtgagctgcAGGTGcccttctgggtgttcagtccagagcaggttaaaacaatttcaaacaaaaagaaaaatcacagtccagggaacttatctgcctcagagagctaaaaaaagcctgaaagccaaggagagccctgtctcaccatctgtccctccaggagctggaatgtggaggagtgaatgcagtttctaaaacaaacttcagcttcttcctccctcccttcgcTCTTAGAACCAGCCTTAAAgttgcagaactcatttctgggctaaacagaaaaaTGGGGGTACgagcatgatcccaggtccAGCCCTTCTAGGagtttgggggtgtctctgtccctctgaccccgatgatgtttgggcagtggtcacaccagggctgagagggacagagacgcccctggcctccccagggatgagaaggtcggagagcccccccagccctgagcaccctcagcggtgagagggacacagagcccctggtccccagccctgcacaagcattccctgaggccagtgGGATGGagagacccctgagcatcccccagggtgaggggacagagacccctgagcatcccctgggctgagagggacagagactgccccgAGCATCTCCTGGCATgggggtgagagggagggagacccccaggcattccctgggatgagaatgatggagaccaCCTCAGGAATGgtctggggtgacagggacagggacaaaatccccccaagcccctcccaagcatccctCAAGCATCctctgggcactggacaaaataaacttggcagaaatcaaacttaacacCACTTTAAATGCCTTGAGGAACATTTGCTCTTGCCACAAGTCACTTCTGatggaaatgtaaacaaatcccaaacattaataaactgccaatagaagcaattctgtggcaattccaagtttcatcggttcctgcacagctccagcttggCAGCTGGCAGGttacaaagaaacaaaataatggaaatttggcccaagattattaaaaggaaggaaaaactctgTATAGCTGTGACAAACGTGACAGCAACGAAGACACTTATGATTTTCACGTGGCCAAGTCTCCAAGCCTGTGTATTCAGGACTAATTTAGGAATTTAGCTACTTGAGCTGGGCTTCCTGTGGGACTTCTGGCAGCCTTGCGTTCCTCATGTTGGGGTGAAAGAACCTTGTCAGGCTTGCTGGTATCatttgctccctttcctccagtgattttaataaaattttcaagggaggacaacaaaatatttttgttacactggtcagccacagcagccattttcctcatcagttctcccacaAGTCCCTCAGAAGAAGCGGTGTCCAATTTTCCAAGAGTTCCTCCAGACAGAACCACAGCCACCTCAGAGGAGGGACATatgctgttgtcaaaggcacttggggtcagagaacagtgcctaaactcactgtgccaaaataatgtcacaatctgcttaagaaaattgttagagagatgcctctgccccaGTTAAGGTGCTAATgagaccaaatccaaagtggataGTATTGAACAGtcaatgtgaggtagagagagagatggaaagaaggagaaaagcaggGGAGAACAAGGGAGgtacagggacagagacctcccctggggCGGGGCAAGtttgacattgtcccctgtatGCATGGCCTTCCCGGAGtgggggttttacacctgagccagtttgggtaaggggggtggtgttcacccccccagcagggattaccccactgtttcaggttgcagtccaagatgtaaccaaatgcatgttttccatcaccatcttcacaaactgttataaacaggcagggcagtgttctttatctcttccaggactcagccctgataacgccctccaggggctctcttctgtgaatgggccattgagtgtccctgcaggactggtaaaatgacataatcccattgtgggatgctccgcccagggggaggagccaagcattcctacctggatataagctgaggcttctgacaccaggagcaccttggctactggattgccagaggacaagagctccatcaccactactggaccttcagaggaagaccagacccttctacaggatcactgctttgacaatcacaatcatcactgcaacaggactgcagccaccatttaatgggactgctcccaccaccctgagcaacagggtgccaggttatatCCTTACTCTGTcggtttaaggcagtgtttctgtatcattatCTTGATctaaatttcctttttaaattgtaattctgacTTAGACTCTCCCTGTGGTTTGCCTTGAAAGCAGTACAAAACGCCATGTACTCATccattgttttcctcccaaaccagAATTTCCCATGCCAAAACCTTTTCCAGATGGAGGAGGAGGTTGTGAGGAAGACGAAGATGCCCTGGGAcatgcaggcaggtgaggaggaagtcagtgcccctttcccgtTTTCTTTGCTCCACCTCctagcccagcatggcccctggctgcaggacaacaaCATTGGCAATgctgtcctgccagggatgcactgggggaatctctttccccttccctctgtcacGGAGGCCAATCcaatcctctccttgtccttcctcccccagacaaGGAGCAGAGGATGGAGACCAGTGAGGACAAAGCCCCATGGCACAACCTTGTagcagaggccattttgagtggctccacagcacaggaatacaatggggaagaaaagctgcagagatCCTTCAGGAGGAGGgactccaaacccagcccagggtgctctgaaaAGGAAAGACGCACCCAGTGCCAAGAAGGTGGAcaaagcttcagccagagctcagagctggtggtccatgagcagcttcctgaCGGGgcgaagccccacaagtgcttggagtgtgggaagagcttcaggcagagcagcaccctgatcagccaccagatgatccacacaggggaatgggcctacgagtgtggggagtgtgggaagggcttcagctgcagttCAAAACTTGTCAGGCatcaacgcatccacactggggagaggccctacgagtgtcctgactgtgggaagaggtttcacaccagctcccatctcctccagcaccagcggattcacacagatgagaggcccttctgctgccctgattgcgggaagggcttcaagcgcaACTCCCACCTCGTCAGGCACCAGCTCAtacacactggggagaggccctacgagtgtcccacgtgtgggaagaggtttgccaccagctccaatctcctcctgcatgtgcagattcacacagatgagaggcccttccgctgctctgactgtgggaagggcttcaagcagaAACTCAACCTTGTCAGGCACCGTCGGATCCACACTgcggagaggccctatgagtaccccacatgtgggaagagcttcacccagagctctgacttGACCAGCCAGGAGTCACCGATAAGGGATGTTCTGCCagtgccccagctgcaggaagaacTTGATGAACTGCTCCAGCTTCTTCCCCCATTGGAGGACCCATATTGGAAAGAGCCCTGTGACCCATGGTGGGAAGACATCTGTTAATTTTCCTGCCCCAGCCAATGACATGGTGTGGAATtgaagaacatgagggtctggccatgGCCCTGTCATCACATTCACTtccacctcaggtcattgccagcggcaggaaagggactctctctccCCCTGAgtgtggtattcacatgccTTCTGAACATGTGAATGTTCAAAGCTGTGagacaagcagagaagaaggaaaacataattcttacctctcttgctgtgcctgtgttgtgctaaagtagaatgcaatatggagattgtttactgttgtgttgtgtttttcagGTTCTTAGTTATGTTAAGTTGTATATTGCAAGTTGGTTTGTTTCAATCGCCCCTGTGGTTGTGTAATGTTTCTACCCAGGTTGTCTCCTCCCCCGCAATCCTTGTCAGTCTCCCTGTCTCCTCCCCTGTTACCCCAGTTAACATTGTATCCTTTGTTCTGTTGCACCCCGGTGACTTGTCTGTCACTTGGCAACTCATCCTCTCTATCTAGAAGCTTCTCTTCTGGGCACCAAGTGATTGTTTCAGCAGCTGGGACCCTTCCCCTAGTCACTCCCCATTGGTCCCACAGCAGTGTCCTTTGTTCCTTTTCCaccccctcctgctctgctaTTGGTTGGAGGGCAGGCTCCACCCCTGTTGCCACCCCCCTTTAGAAGTTGCTGTAAACCCTTTTCCCACTGTCTTCAGCTTCTGGACCCCTGGACTTTtcatctccctgctcctcccaatAACCCTGTTTCACCAGAAGTCAAAGTCCACTTTCTTCACTCCCATCAACATCGGCATATAGTCCTTCAAGACATTCATGCGTAAGGCTCTCTCCTTGCAAGCGAGGAGAGTGCCCCCCACCTCGCTGTCGCTCACATGCTAAAAAGCTAGCCTGGGGCAGCCCTCAAGGAGGGCTTTTGGATGCATGTGGCCACAGTTTGGCACCCAATGTGAGGCCTGAGTTCATCGCTGGACCCTGTGGAAAGTGGACTCTGGGCTCCTGCAGATCTGCATCTGGACCTGCTGTGGGAGTGACCTCTTGAGACCACCTGGCTGTGAAACTTCCTCCAGTAGGAGCAGACCCATCTCTGGTGGGTGGCGCTCCCGGAGGCTcggggaggcagctcctgcacccgAGGAGTCTTCCCCTGACAGGAACCCCCACATTTGGTCTTTTGTTCACCTAACACCGCATTTTTACTGAGAGGGGGCCCGAGTCAAAACGACGTTGAATTCTGCGCCTGCAACTGTAAGTGGTCTCCTCTCCCCTTCTCACCTTCTTCTTGTTCCCCTGTCTCTCTACCCCAGATCCTTTCAATTGATGAAGGGTTGGGGCGTCCTGAGCTCCTTTCGTTTACTTTGAGCCAGGTCTTTTTAACTTAGCACCTTTGCCTcttttctgtgctgcacagccactGTCTTTTTCGATAGGGGCAGGTGTGGatctttctgccttttccttttcatttttcccaAGGGTGGTGGGTGTTGGTTCCCTCTCTTAACATCATAAGCCATGGGTGTGAGGCTTTCTGGGATCCAGAAAACAGCGTTTATCCAAGTTGTGGGAATCCTTGCGGGTGGCGATGTTCATgttaaaaaaatgggaattaagAAAGTtaattgtttggttgttttctcACTTCCTGGAGGTTACCATTGATCAATTGTATGAGGTCAATTTTTGGGATGTAGTCATTGCAAAGTTGGCAGAATTAGGACGGTCAGGGGACTCCTCCTTTTCTAAGATCTTTGTGTCCGTCAAGTTAGAGCCATTTTAAATTCAAGGCGGGAATGGAGAAAACAACCATCAGTTAACACTTCAATCCCCAGTTCATGCGGTTCTCTCTGTCCTACCCCTCTTCCCTCATCCGTGGGCCCAAAAGGTGGAATCTTGAAGGGAGCTTCCACAGTTGTCACAAATCAGGGTCCCCATCTCGCCAGCTCTCTCCAAGGTTCTTGCCCCTGCCGCCCGAGAAGTCCTGGCCAAACTTCTTGGGACCTTCCCCTTCTGAGCCTCTTCCAGTTTGCAAATCTCCATCCCGAGTTCGCTTTAATCTCCCAGATCCTTATCCCTCACAAAATGGCTTCTGTGAAGCCCAGTATGGTGGAAGTCTTGTGGCTTTTCCCACCAACCCAGTCTCCTCTTTCTATAAACCCTTTTGCATGTCGAACAACCCCTTTCTTATTTAGACTCCTCCCAttcccctgccccttcccttgTCCCTCTGCCAGTCCCTCCTCAGAAATCCCTGCTCCATGTTACGTCCCTGAGGTGGAGACTGGAACATCAGGTCTCCCCGCCTAGTCCCTTagctcctcccctccccctcctctTTCTGGTTCCCATGCTTTGGCTTGTGGGGGGCAAGAGGTGGGACACCGGAAACTGGAGCCAATGCCCACAATATCAGCGGCTCGAGTCTCATACCATCcggagagggaggggaggacATGAGCCCAATGGACCCCACTTTCCACACCACATAATTAAAGAACTTTGCAAGGCCCAAAAAGATTTTGGTAGAGATAGTGAACATTTCTGGGGAATCTTAAGGGCCACTCTCACAGAGTCAGAGGTACCCCGGCCAATCtcaaacatttgttttcctccctcctcaATCCCACCAAGTACACCTTGTTGGAGGGAGTATGGAAAAAGGCAGCTCGGGAAATCCTCCCGACTCTGTGGGAGAATCCCCAGACTAGTGCAGACTTGAAAGGAGAGCCCATCTCTattgatcatctttgtggcctgaCAAACTGGGCACAAGGGCAGGTTCAAGCTGAAGTACTACCTCGAGAGGCTTTAAAAGAAGCCATGTAGTTGGCTGAAAAGGCATTCCTCGCTTTGCAAGTTGAGGCTCCCTTGTTAACATACTCTAAAATTTTTCAATCTCCATCTGAGCCTTTTACAGCCTTTGTAGAATGCCTCTGGAAGGCAGTGGAGTTGCAGGTTTGGGGTGAGGAGGCTTGTCAAGAGATTTTATGTGAGATGGCATCAGCTAACACCAATCCCAGGTGTAAGGTGGCCATTCTCAGCCTCCCATTAGAACGTCCCACCCACCTTGCAACTCATGCTTGAAGTTTGTGCAAAAAAGTTTTCTGTGCTTCCGGAGAAACCTACTCAAAAAGATCACATACCAAGAACTGCTCTCAAAGTTGCTTTTGCCAAACCTCCCATTGATGTTTATCCTACTTTGGCTCCAGGCATGCAAACCATGCCAAGACCTGCTGGCCCGCCACCGCCCGAGGATTGCCTGTGTCATCTCTGTGTTAAGCCatgccactgggccctggcttgCCCACTGCAGCaacaatttctttaatttagATAGAGCCAGTCGCTTTCTGAGGAggggtcaaaaaaaaaaatttctaagtgcagcccctccctttGCGACAACAAAATTAAGGCAGAACAATTAAGCGTCCTgtgaggagggcaggggaggaCACCCCTTCAGACACATCCCACTTGTTGCTGACATAACTGACATGACTTTACCTGATGTGATTTCCAATGTTTCACCGGACATGACTTTTAAAGATTCACCATCTGCAACACCTATATACTTAAACCAAAAACCCATTCTGACGACATTATCTAAACTTTCTCCCTTCAGACTCCAGTTGACAAAGCCCATCCATCTCCGAAACTCTAATTTCCATGCAGTAACGGTTTCACCCAAGACCccaggtacttggcactggatCCGTTGCAGGTATGTAATCATTGGGGATTCAAATTTATGCACTCAGCAACAACATACTTAGCCATGCACTTGAACTGGCAGCATCTTCATTAATTGCTGCAGGGCTCGAGCTGCAAAGTGACAAAATTCAGAGGATGCCACCTTGGAAGTACCTCGACCTCGAAATTTCGAATGGATAATGGGCCGGGGCACAAATCCAAGGAATGTAAAGCTTTCCTGCAACAATGGGGAATAAGACATGCTGGCATCCCTTATTCCCCGACAGGTCAAACCATGGTGGAAGAGGTCTCAGCAGAGTCTCAACGCTCGAACATCAGCGAGAGACAGTGAATGTGGACCCTCCCCAGATCGGGTTGTCCAAAGTGCTTTTCAGATTAAACTTCTTAAACTGCAGTTTTGAAAATTTGAATCCACCCATGACTCGGTGTTACCACTCAAACCCTATACTGGAGCTGAAGGACAGGTCCTG carries:
- the LOC135281649 gene encoding zinc finger protein OZF-like, with product MYSSIVFLPNQNFPCQNLFQMEEEVVRKTKMPWDMQADKEQRMETSEDKAPWHNLVAEAILSGSTAQEYNGEEKLQRSFRRRDSKPSPGCSEKERRTQCQEGGQSFSQSSELVVHEQLPDGAKPHKCLECGKSFRQSSTLISHQMIHTGEWAYECGECGKGFSCSSKLVRHQRIHTGERPYECPDCGKRFHTSSHLLQHQRIHTDERPFCCPDCGKGFKRNSHLVRHQLIHTGERPYECPTCGKRFATSSNLLLHVQIHTDERPFRCSDCGKGFKQKLNLVRHRRIHTAERPYEYPTCGQSFSQGSELVVHEQLHDGEKPHKCLECGKSFRQSSTLIRHQMIDTGEWAYKCGECGKGFSYSSELVKHQRIHTEERPYECPQCQKRFHTSSNLLLHERIHTDERPFRCPDCGKGFNRNSHLVRHQRIHTVERPYECPSVGRASPRART